Genomic DNA from Candidatus Koribacter versatilis Ellin345:
CACCGGCTCCTCGTCGCCTTCATTCGGCGCCTGGGCGCTCAGTGCCAGGTCCTTCCGCGAACACGTGCACGGATACACGAATCCCCGCTCCACCAGCAATCGCCAATCGCGCAAATAGAACTCGCGCCGCTTACTCTGTTCATACGGCTCATGCGGGCCGCCGACATCTGGCCCCTCCTGCCACACGATCCCAAGCCAGCGTAGGTCTTCAATCATCGCGCTCGCATACTCCGGCTTCGAGCGTTGGGGATCGAGGTCTTCATTGCGAAAGATCAAAGTGCCGTTGCATTGAAGGGAGCGCTGGTAGGCCGTCCAGAAGGTTCGCGCGTGGCCAAGATGAAGATAGCCGGTGGGAGAAGGCGCGATGCGGCCGCGATAGGAACTCACGACAAGATGTTAAACGAGAACGCTAGACCACCCTGACCCTGATCCTTTTGGCCACGCCGCGTGCGATTGCCACGGCGCTGCCGCCGATCTCCAGCAAGATCGGCCCGCCCATCGGCGCGATCGCGCGTACGTGGGCGCGTTCCTCTTCGCGGATGCCCAATTGCCCGAGCATCTTCACGTGTTCCACGTCATTGGGCAATGCAACGATCTCGATCTCGGTATGGTTCGGCACTCGGTCGAGCGAGACGCCGGGTTTTCGGGCTGCGGCTTTAGCTGCCATCAAGTCCCAAGATAATGGTTCGATGAGGATTCCCACTGTGTTCTCCGTCACAATGCACTATGGCAACGCTACCGCCACCAGCCGCGCGATCACGCACACGAGCACGGCCAGGGCAAACGTATAAGCCATCGCATAAGTGGTTAACTTCTTGCCGACCTCTTTCGCCAAGGCCGCAACCGTTGAGAGGCAAGGCATATAGAACGTTATAAAGAGCGTATAACCCACAATCTGCGCCGTCGTCATAACGGTGTTCACATGCGACGTCCCAAGCGCCTGCGCCAGCATGATCAACGTGAGTTCTTTGCGCAGTAGACCGAAGATTAATGTCGTCCCGACCGCGAAGGGCAACCCGAGCAACTTCGTCAGTGGCGAAAGAGCGAGATTGATGGCGTGGTCCCAACCGAAGTAATTTGCCAGGGCCAACACCACGCTGCCACCAATCAGTAACGGCCAGCAGAGGGTGATGAACTCGCGCAGGCGAAGCCAGACTTTGCTCAGCAGGATGCTCAAGCGCGGCCACTGGTAGCGCGGAACTTCCAGCACCATGCCCGGTGAAACTTCCGGCCATATCTTGCGCATCATCCATCCGGAGCCGACAACGATCGCGATATTCAATACGAAGATGGCCAGCGCCCACCATGGGCCGAGATAGAACGCCACCAAAGCGAAGATGACATTGGATCGCGCCGAACATGGCACCAGGATCGCCAGTACGCTCGCAATAAACCGGTCTCGTCGCGACGGCAAAATCCGCGCCGCCATGCAGGCAGGCACGCTGCATCCATAGCCGAGAATCAGCGGCAGCATCGAGGTCCCATGCAGCCCGATGCGATGCAACAGCCCATCCATCAGGTATGCCACGCGCGGCAGGTATCCAATATCTTCAAGAACTGCCAACCCAAACAGGAATGGAATCAAGTAGGGCAGTACGATCGCAGCCCCTCCGACCAGGCCGTCCCATGCACTTTTGAATAGGGTGAAGCGCAGTGTTTGCTGGTTCATGCCGTGACTCAGCCTGTCGAAACCGATAGCAAGCTTCGCCTGCAGAAAATCTTCGATGTGCGAGCCGATGCCAAAGACAATCCAGAAGAATCCGATCAGCAACCCGAACAAAACGAGGTAGCCCCACACCGGGTGGGTGACGACGGAATCGAGCTTATTGCGAATATCGGATTGCGGCTTGCCAACTGTGGCAACCTGCTCGAACACTCGCAAGCTCACGTCGTGGCGTTCGCCCATCACGATAGCGTCGCCGGTGCGGCCGCGTTTGCGTTCCAGCGCCGCCTTCAGCTTCAGTGCTTGGGCGGAAATCTCCGGCGCCCGTAGCGAATAGCAGAAGCCGGTTTCGAGATAACGAATGGCGCGAAACTTGTTCGGATATGGGCTATCGTCTTCGGCGTCGCGAATCATAAACTCGATCCGGTTCACGACCGACGCAACATCTTTGTCCCATGCCAGCGCCTCCGAATCGGCGGGCGCAATCCGTATCGTGTCTTTAATGGCCGCGAAGAGCTTGTCGAACCCTTCACCCCGGCGGGCCACGGTCTTCACCACCGGAATCCCGAGTAATTCGCTCAATTTCGCGCTATCGATGGTGATGCCCTTACGTACGGCGTCGTCCGCCATGTTCAGGCAGACCACCATGGGAATCCCCAACTCGCGCAGTTCCAGCGTGAGTTCAAGACTGCGGCAGAGCAACGATGCGTCCACCACATTGATGATGAGGTCAATCTTGTGGTCGAGAAGATATTCACCCGCGATGGATTCCGCGCGGTTGGAGCCAGTCAGCGTATAAGTGCCTGGCAGGTCCACCAGTTCCGCAACGAATCCGTTGAGTCGGATGTTGCCGGTGGTGACCTTGACCGAACTGCCGGGGAAATTCGCCGTTTCCGAACGGTAACCCGCTACGTAGTTGAGGATTGTGCTCTTGCCGCAATTCGGTTGGCCTGCCAGGGCGATACGCATGAGTTCTATACCAAACTCAGGCTACGCGGGCCCTGACACAGGGGATGTGACATAGGTCACTCTGAGCTGTGTTTCTTGAACATTGTTTTCATTTTCAATTTCATCTCCATTTTGGAACCGTTGTCCACCACAGGGCTGCAGAAACACAGAGTTTTTGCGAAACAGGTTTCAGTGACTCCGTGCCTCTGCGGTGAATAAGATGTATTCGTGCGAATTCCAGATGAGTTGAAGCGCGCGATTGACGACCAGGCGGCCGGTATTCCGGGAATCACTCGCGCCGCTGCCGATGTCAGCGCAGCATATCGAAAGGGCGAGTTCGATTCCGCTCCGTTGAAGACGGCTACGCATCGACTTGCGTATCTGCAGGTTCGGATGCCCGCGACCTACGCGGCCTGCCGACACGTCTTCCAGAAAACGCAGGAGAAGATGCCAGGCTTCGCTCCGGAATCACTGCTCGATCTCGGCGCGGGACCGGGCACAGCTTGCTGGGCAGCAGTGGAACTCTTCCCTTCTATCCAGAAGGTCGCGCTGGTGGAACGCGATCTCGAACTGTTACGTATGGGGAAATCGCTCGCGCAAAGTTGTGAGCCTCTGAAGAACGCCAACTGGCTCTCCGCCGACATTCGCGCCTTCACGCCCGATGCGCACGATCTCGTCGTCATTTCTTATACTCTCGGCGAACTCAAGGCCGCTGAAGCGCAGCGTCTCGTTCGCGCCGCATGGAAAGTTGCGAAGTTGCTTATCCTGATCGAGCCCGGCACACCCAAAGCGTTCGCCCGAATGGCCGACCTCCGCAAACAGCTCATTGCAGACGGCGCCACGATGGCCGCTCCCTGCCCGCACGAACGCGAATGTCCGCTTCTCGTTCGCGGCGATTGGTGCCACTTCTCCGAACGGCTCGAACGTACTGCGGAACATCGCCGCATCAAGGGGGGCTCGCTCGGCTATGAAGATGAGAAGTTTTGCTACCTCTCAGCCACGCGATTGCCGCTCGCAGACCGTCGCGGCCGAATCGTGCGCCATCCGCGGATTCATTCCGGCTTCGTGCAATTGGAAGTCTGCGCGCCGGACGACCTGAAAAAGATCACGGTCACGAAGTCGCTGAAAGAGACCTACCGCTCCGCCCGCAAAGCCGAGTGGGGCGACCAGTGGTCGTCTAGCTGAATAGCGTCGCGTTCGAGTGCCGCACTGGCGCGTAGCTCGACGATTGCGGCTGTCGCATTACATCCTCGAAAGCGCTCCGAAACCGCACCATCTCTTGCGGCGTGCCCACGGTAACGCGGACATGTGTCTGCCATATCGGCCAGGCGCGTCCGATCAGGATTCCCTTACCTGCCATGCCGGCGATCACCGTCTGCGTCGGACGCTTCGCATCGAGCATGAAGTGGTTCGCCTGCGATGGCACATATGCGAATCCCTTCGAAGTCAGCCAGTCAAAGGTCTCCTGCCGCGCATCGGCGTTGATCGTCTTCCGCTTCGCAACCAGCGACGCATCTTTCAAGCTTGCGATCCCTGCCTGCGTCGCGGTCACCGGACACATTGTCCATCCACCTTGTTCGCGCACTTTTTTGAGCAGGTCGGGACGCGCTACAGCCGCACCTAACCGCGCTCCGGCCATTCCATAAAGCTTGCTGAAGGTGCGCAGCACCACGATGTCTTTGTCCGCTGCTGCAAGGTCGAGGCAAGGCGTCGCATCGGAAAAGTGGATGTAGGCTTCATCGAGCACTACGATCGAGCCCTTGGGCTTGTTCGCGAGCAGCCACTCGACATCCGCTCGGCTCGTCACCGACCCAGTGGGATTGTTCGGCGACGCGACATAGTACACTCCGGCATTCGGCGAAGCCGCCACCATCGCCCGCACATCGTGCGAGTAGTCTTTCGCGAGCGGCACTTTCAAGACCTTCACGCCCATGGCATCTGCTGTCCGCGCCGCAGCTTCATAGCCGGGGTCCGCAATCACGAGTGGTTTCTCTGCATTACAGAATGCCGAAACACAGTACGAAAGCGGTTGGCTCGATCCTGAGTATGGATCTACGTACTCCGTTTTCAGTCCACCCTGGGATGCAAACAAACTCACGAACTCCTCCGCGTACTCGTCGTGATAGCGTCCGCTCTCCGCAATCGCTGTGGTCATCGCGGCGCGCGCCGCCTCGCACGGACCTAACGGATTCTCATTCGCATTCAGAAACACGGCGATGGGACCAACGGCTTTCATGCTCCGTCGTTGCGCGAACGCAAACTGCGCTTCCGTGCTCGCGACCAAAGCTGCTCCGGCGAACGAAGCCGTGCGAAGGAAAGAACGACGATCGATCTGAATCATGGAGTCACCCCGAGTCCATGCATTCTACCTAAATCGCAACACAAAGGGCACAGATCGATAACTCAAGACCTGTGCCCCCAAATACCCTGTGTATTTCGTACCCTTCGTGTTGAAAGGCTTCTATCGCGACAGCACGTGCGCCAACTGGTACAGCTCCGGCGAAATCCCCTTCGTCCTGCCGGTGACTTCGCTATACGGCGTTGTCGAGACCACGCCCTGGTTCATGCCGACGACGACGCCCGAGATCCCTTTATCCAGCGCTTCCACTGCACCAGCGCCCAAACGCGACGCCAGCAGACGATCGTAGGCCGTGGGCGTGCCACCGCGCTGCACGTGTCCGAGAATGGTCGCGCGCAGTTCGAAGCCCGTGTTCTTATCGTGGAAATATCTCACCAACTGTTCGGCGTTGTGCTTCGCGCCTTCCGCTACCACCACCATCGCGTGCGCCTTCCCACGACGATAAGCGTCATGGATCGCTTCGGCGATTTGGTCAGGCTCGAAGTCAATCTCGGGCACCAGCACCAGTTCTGCGCCCCCCGCGATTCCAGCCATCAAGGCCAGGTATCCACACTTGCGCCCCATCACTTCAATCAGAAAGCCACGTTGATGCGAGGCTGCGGTCACGCGCAAACGATCAATCGCTTCGAGGGCGATATTCAGTGCCGTATCTACGCCAATGGTGATCTCCGAACCGACGAGATCGTTATCAATCGTCGAAGCGACTCCCAGCGTCGGAAATCCCATATCGTTCAGCGCCGCGCCGCCGGTTTGTGACCCGTTACCGCCGATTACGACGAGCGCGCCAATCCCGCTGCGATTTAAGTTTCGCAACGCCTTTTCGCGCACGTCCTCTTTTTGGAATTCCGGGCACCGCGCACTCCCGAGAAAGGTGCCGCCCTTTGAAAGCAGACCGCCTACATCGCGCGCCGCCAGTTCGCGATAGTCGCCCGCGACCAGGCCGGCGTAGCCTTGGTTCACACCCATTACGGTCCAGCCCTTTGCAATCGCCGAGCGAGTCACCGACCGGATTGCGGCGTTCATTCCGGGGGCATCACCGCCGCTGGTCAGCACCGCGATCTTCCTGCTCATTCCAATCTCCGATAGAGAAATTAAGTCAGATACAGAATAAACGGTGGGCCGCAGCTCTGGAGGTTTCGCGCAGGTAACTTTCGAGCTAAGTGCCACGATCGGAACGAGGGCAAAAAAAGGAGGCACGGTTTTCCGTGCCTCGGAGGGATTCGAGATCGAAATGCGTTTGTCGATTAGCCTTTGTTCACCGTCAGGTGGTTCTCCACAGAGAAAGCGCCGAACACACCATTCGCCCGCATGAACGCGATCGTCTTGTCGGCTTGGGACTGCACGCTGCCGTACAACGCCACGTGACCGTTGGCGACTACGATGCGGATCGGCGTTGCCGGATCTGTGCCGTAGCGTCCCAGGCTTGCATCGCCATAGATTGCGCGGAACACCCGTGCGCGCAAGTCATCGTCCGAAATCGACGTCGGCAGAATCTTGACCTGGTCCACCACGTCCTTCACGCCTTCCTGGCTGTTCACCAGCGCCAGCGCGGAATCCTTGTCCGGTTGCCAGCGCACTTCGCCATCGAGCGTTACTTTCCCATCCTGTACGGACGCAGTGACATTGTTGAATACGTGACCATATCCATAGCGGTCATACGCCAGTTTGCGATTCAGTGTGGCCTGCAATTGGGCGTCGGCCACGTCTTTGCCGCCGACCTCAATCTGGTCGTCCACTTCTTTCACGCCGGCGACCTTCTTCGCCTTTTTCTCAGCGTCAACTTTCGCCTGGTACTTCTCGACGGTGCCACCGAGTGTCACGACAGCGTTGTTCGACTTCACGGTCACTTGCTGGAATTGCTTGTTCTTCAGCTTGCCTTGGATCTCCTGCTGCAGGGTAGCGTCCGAAGTGACTGAGGCCGAGGCCGATATCGCCAAACCTGCAACCGCCGCGAAAAGCAGCGCTGCCTTGGGCCCGAAACTTCCGTTTTTCATCTTCATATCCCTTTTAACCCCTTGGTTAATTAGACCCGGCACAAGGGAAAAAGTCGCACGCCGCACCTTTCTTTACAGAGGATCCATACGGTATTGCGCGGTGATCTTGCCAACAGCCAGCACAAACCGTTTGTTTCCATATTCCGGCTGTCGGCGCAAGGCATGGTGCCCGTAGCGATTCAAGGATCGGATTTCGGGATTGAGTTCAACGCGACGCTGAAGCTTCGGCCACGAGTAATTCCGCCGATCGTTCCCATTTCACCTGTTCGATCTTCCCTACGACGAACGTCCATGTAGCTGCGCCGATGCACAGAACGACTGCCACCGATACGAAGGCCGAGCGGAAGCTTCCCGTCTGTCGCACCACGAATCCAGTTACTACAGGCACTACGACGCCAGCCATATTTCCAGAGCAATTCTGGAATCCCACCCAGCGTCCAGCGGCTTGCGAGCCCGCGAGCGTCTGCGGGATCGCCCAGATATTGGAGGCGCTCACACCGAAGCTCGCCATGGCTAGCCACAACAGAATCGTGGATCCGCGCGCGCCCGGAACGAAGGCAGCGAGAGCGAGAAAGGTGGCACACGACACATAGCCGCCGGCAACGAAGGTTTTTCGGACAACGGTCGTCGTTGCACCGGACCGTATCCACCGGTCCGAGAGCCAACCCGCGATTCCCGCACACACCGCTCCACCGAAGTAACCGGTTGCTCCGATGCGCGCCATCTGCGCCATCGAAAAATGCCGCTCGCGCAACAGGTAGTACGGCAGCCAGGTGAGCAGGAAGTAGTTCACATAGTTGCCGCAAAACAGTCCGATACAACTTCCCCACGCCGAACGCAGGCAGACAAACTCCAGCAAGCTTGGCGAAGATTGTTTGCTGGATGCAGGAACGAGGTTCCTGCTCGGCGACCACTTTAACCACAGAGGAATCCAGAGCATGCTGCCCAAGCCGAGGATGATGAAGAATGGCCGCCATCCGAACCGCGCCATCAGGGTGCCGCCGAGCAGTATCCCGAATCCCGGACCAACCGCCAACCCCATGGCGAGCACGCTGTTCGCCACGCCGCGATGTTCTTCTGGATAATTCAAGGCAATGATCTTCGAGTACGCCGGGAACGACACCGCTTCCCCCATCCCGACAATCAGCCGCAACGCGAATAAGGCAACGAACGTGTGCACCAGGCCGGTTGCCGCTGTGGCCACGGACCACGCCGCGAAACAGACCGCGAACAAGTAATACACATTTACGCGGTCCGCCAGCCAGCCATACAAAGGCTGTAGCAAAGCGTAGGTCCAGAAGAAGGCCGAAAGCAGCACGCCCAGTTGCGCGGGGTTGATATGCATTTCGTCCTGCACCATCGAAGCTGCAATCGACAGGTTGCCGCGGTCGATGTAGTTGATAAAAACGCTGACGCCAATCAACACCAGCAGGACAATAAGAAACCCCGGGAGCCGCTTGTGCTCTGACGGTATGGTTGTCATGGAGAGAGCCGCGATTCTCATGGATGGACCTGCGATTTGCAACGCTTTTCAGGCACTTGCGACCCAAACTGTTAAAATGTCCTTTTACCCGGAGTCACTCCAGCCATCATGTTTGACAATCTTTCCGACAAGCTCCAGCGAGCGTTCAAGTCCCTGCGTGGCCAGGGCAAACTCACCCCAGAAAACATGGAAGAGGCGCTGCGCGAAATTCGTCTCGCGCTCCTCGAAGCCGACGTCAACTTTAAAGTCGTAAAAGAAGTAGTTGACCGTATCCAGTACAAAGCGCTCGGTGAAGATGTAATGACCGCGCTTTCGCCCGCCGAGCAGGTCGTTAAGATCGTCCGCGACGAACTCATAGCTATCCTCGGCAAAGACACTGCCAAGGTGAAGTTCGCTTCGCAGCCGCCGACCATCATTCTCATGGCCGGCCTCCAGGGTTCCGGTAAGACCACGACCTCCGGAAAGCTCGCGCATTGGTTGAAGAATGGCGGCCATCGCCCCATGCTGGTTTCGGTTGACGTCTACCGCCCCGCGGCCCGCGAGCAACTTAAAGTAGTGGCTCAAGCTATCAACGCTAAGCTCTACGAAGGCAAGGTTGAGGAAGCGAACACGGATACCGTCGTTCGCCTCGCCAAAGAAGCCCGTCGCGAGGCCATCAGCAACGGCTGCAACATCCTCATCGTCGATACCGCTGGCCGTCTCCACATTGACGACCAGCTCATGGACGAGATGCAGCACCTCAAGACGCTGCTCAATCCGCAGGAAATCCTGTTCGTCGCCGACGCCATGACCGGCCAGGACGCCGTCAACTCCGCCAAGGAATTCCACGACAAGCTGACCCTCACCGGCGTGGTCCTCACCAAGATGGACGGCGACGCTCGTGGCGGCGCTGCGCTCTCCATCCGCCAGGTCACCGGCCAGCCCATCAAGTTCATCGGCGTCGGTGAAAAGTACGACGCTCTCGAACCCTTCCACCCCGACCGCATCGTCGGCCGCATCCTCGGCATGGGCGACGTCCTCTCGCTGATCGAGAAGGCCGAAGCCAGCATCGACAAAAAGAAGTCGGAAGAGTTCGCCAGCAAGGCGCTCAGCGGCGACGGCTTCTCACTCGCCGACTTCCGCGATCAACTTAAACAGGTTAAGAAACTCGGATCACTCCAGTCGATCATCGGCATGCTGCCGCGCATCGGTCCCTTCGCCGGCCTCCAGCAAGTCGCCGACAAGGTGGACGACAAAGAGCTCTCTCGCGTGGAAGCCATCATCAACTCCATGACGCCCCATGAGCGCGAGCATCACGACGTGATCAACGGAAGCCGCCGCAAACGCATCGCGAATGGCTCCGGTACCAGCGTGCAGGAAGTGAACCAGCTCCTCCGCCAGTACTCGCAAATGCGCAAAATGTTCAAGACCATGTCGAAGCCCAGCTTCGCCAAGCGGCTGAGCGGGATGAAGATGCCGAACGGAATGCAGTAGATTTTTACTGCAAATGCAGTAAAGGGCTGGCACACGCCGGCCCTTTGTTCTTTGCCAGTCTTTCGTTCTGTCATCCTGAGCGGAGCGCACGCAGTGCGCGCAGTCGAAGGACCCCTTACCCTCACGAGACTGCGCCCTTCACGCGATAATTAAACACTTAAGAAGCATCGGTCTATAATCCTCCAATTCCCGCGCGAGGAGAGCCCTTTTGACGACCGCGTCGTCCCCGATGAGCGCTTCTCCTGCCCCGATCGACCCCCATCATCTCCCCAGCGAAAAACGCATTCATCTCCTCGCCCTTGCCGCCATCATTTTCTTCACCACGTGCGGCGGAGCCTTCGGACTCGAGCCGCTCATCGGCGCTGTTGGCCCTGCGCTCTCGCTCGTCTTCATCCTTGTCACTCCGCTGCTCTGGAGCCTCCCAACCGCATTGATGGTCGCCGAACTCACCGCGATGATGCCCGAAGAAGGCGGCTTCTATGTCTGGATCCGCGAAACGTTTGGCTCGCTTTGGGCCGTGCAACAGGCCTGCTGGACGATGACCATCTCCGTCATCTGGCTGGCGATGTATCCCATCCTCTTCGTCGGCTATCTCGGATTCCTAATCCCGGAGATCGCCGCACCCGCGCACCCGTTCCTCCGCTGGGGAATTACGGGCCTCATGATTGCTAGTGGGCTGCTATTGAATCTCCGCGGTTCACATACCGTCGGAGGCGCCGCCCAGATCGTCACCAGCATCGTGCTCGGCACCTTCGTCGTCATGCTCATTACATGGCTGGCGCGCCTCCATAATCCCCGACTCATCCCTGGCATCCTTCATCGCGATATCCGCACACCGCATCCCGGCGCGCTGCTGCTCGGGATCTCCTTCACAGTCTTCAATTATTCCAGTTGGGATAGCGTCTCAACCTACGCTGGCGAAGTCGATCAGCCGCAGCGCAATT
This window encodes:
- a CDS encoding FeoA family protein; the encoded protein is MGILIEPLSWDLMAAKAAARKPGVSLDRVPNHTEIEIVALPNDVEHVKMLGQLGIREEERAHVRAIAPMGGPILLEIGGSAVAIARGVAKRIRVRVV
- the feoB gene encoding ferrous iron transport protein B; the encoded protein is MRIALAGQPNCGKSTILNYVAGYRSETANFPGSSVKVTTGNIRLNGFVAELVDLPGTYTLTGSNRAESIAGEYLLDHKIDLIINVVDASLLCRSLELTLELRELGIPMVVCLNMADDAVRKGITIDSAKLSELLGIPVVKTVARRGEGFDKLFAAIKDTIRIAPADSEALAWDKDVASVVNRIEFMIRDAEDDSPYPNKFRAIRYLETGFCYSLRAPEISAQALKLKAALERKRGRTGDAIVMGERHDVSLRVFEQVATVGKPQSDIRNKLDSVVTHPVWGYLVLFGLLIGFFWIVFGIGSHIEDFLQAKLAIGFDRLSHGMNQQTLRFTLFKSAWDGLVGGAAIVLPYLIPFLFGLAVLEDIGYLPRVAYLMDGLLHRIGLHGTSMLPLILGYGCSVPACMAARILPSRRDRFIASVLAILVPCSARSNVIFALVAFYLGPWWALAIFVLNIAIVVGSGWMMRKIWPEVSPGMVLEVPRYQWPRLSILLSKVWLRLREFITLCWPLLIGGSVVLALANYFGWDHAINLALSPLTKLLGLPFAVGTTLIFGLLRKELTLIMLAQALGTSHVNTVMTTAQIVGYTLFITFYMPCLSTVAALAKEVGKKLTTYAMAYTFALAVLVCVIARLVAVALP
- a CDS encoding small ribosomal subunit Rsm22 family protein; its protein translation is MRIPDELKRAIDDQAAGIPGITRAAADVSAAYRKGEFDSAPLKTATHRLAYLQVRMPATYAACRHVFQKTQEKMPGFAPESLLDLGAGPGTACWAAVELFPSIQKVALVERDLELLRMGKSLAQSCEPLKNANWLSADIRAFTPDAHDLVVISYTLGELKAAEAQRLVRAAWKVAKLLILIEPGTPKAFARMADLRKQLIADGATMAAPCPHERECPLLVRGDWCHFSERLERTAEHRRIKGGSLGYEDEKFCYLSATRLPLADRRGRIVRHPRIHSGFVQLEVCAPDDLKKITVTKSLKETYRSARKAEWGDQWSSS
- a CDS encoding pyridoxal phosphate-dependent aminotransferase, encoding MIQIDRRSFLRTASFAGAALVASTEAQFAFAQRRSMKAVGPIAVFLNANENPLGPCEAARAAMTTAIAESGRYHDEYAEEFVSLFASQGGLKTEYVDPYSGSSQPLSYCVSAFCNAEKPLVIADPGYEAAARTADAMGVKVLKVPLAKDYSHDVRAMVAASPNAGVYYVASPNNPTGSVTSRADVEWLLANKPKGSIVVLDEAYIHFSDATPCLDLAAADKDIVVLRTFSKLYGMAGARLGAAVARPDLLKKVREQGGWTMCPVTATQAGIASLKDASLVAKRKTINADARQETFDWLTSKGFAYVPSQANHFMLDAKRPTQTVIAGMAGKGILIGRAWPIWQTHVRVTVGTPQEMVRFRSAFEDVMRQPQSSSYAPVRHSNATLFS
- the pfkA gene encoding 6-phosphofructokinase, which gives rise to MSRKIAVLTSGGDAPGMNAAIRSVTRSAIAKGWTVMGVNQGYAGLVAGDYRELAARDVGGLLSKGGTFLGSARCPEFQKEDVREKALRNLNRSGIGALVVIGGNGSQTGGAALNDMGFPTLGVASTIDNDLVGSEITIGVDTALNIALEAIDRLRVTAASHQRGFLIEVMGRKCGYLALMAGIAGGAELVLVPEIDFEPDQIAEAIHDAYRRGKAHAMVVVAEGAKHNAEQLVRYFHDKNTGFELRATILGHVQRGGTPTAYDRLLASRLGAGAVEALDKGISGVVVGMNQGVVSTTPYSEVTGRTKGISPELYQLAHVLSR
- a CDS encoding BON domain-containing protein, translated to MKNGSFGPKAALLFAAVAGLAISASASVTSDATLQQEIQGKLKNKQFQQVTVKSNNAVVTLGGTVEKYQAKVDAEKKAKKVAGVKEVDDQIEVGGKDVADAQLQATLNRKLAYDRYGYGHVFNNVTASVQDGKVTLDGEVRWQPDKDSALALVNSQEGVKDVVDQVKILPTSISDDDLRARVFRAIYGDASLGRYGTDPATPIRIVVANGHVALYGSVQSQADKTIAFMRANGVFGAFSVENHLTVNKG
- a CDS encoding MFS transporter; this translates as MRIAALSMTTIPSEHKRLPGFLIVLLVLIGVSVFINYIDRGNLSIAASMVQDEMHINPAQLGVLLSAFFWTYALLQPLYGWLADRVNVYYLFAVCFAAWSVATAATGLVHTFVALFALRLIVGMGEAVSFPAYSKIIALNYPEEHRGVANSVLAMGLAVGPGFGILLGGTLMARFGWRPFFIILGLGSMLWIPLWLKWSPSRNLVPASSKQSSPSLLEFVCLRSAWGSCIGLFCGNYVNYFLLTWLPYYLLRERHFSMAQMARIGATGYFGGAVCAGIAGWLSDRWIRSGATTTVVRKTFVAGGYVSCATFLALAAFVPGARGSTILLWLAMASFGVSASNIWAIPQTLAGSQAAGRWVGFQNCSGNMAGVVVPVVTGFVVRQTGSFRSAFVSVAVVLCIGAATWTFVVGKIEQVKWERSAELLVAEASASR
- the ffh gene encoding signal recognition particle protein, with translation MFDNLSDKLQRAFKSLRGQGKLTPENMEEALREIRLALLEADVNFKVVKEVVDRIQYKALGEDVMTALSPAEQVVKIVRDELIAILGKDTAKVKFASQPPTIILMAGLQGSGKTTTSGKLAHWLKNGGHRPMLVSVDVYRPAAREQLKVVAQAINAKLYEGKVEEANTDTVVRLAKEARREAISNGCNILIVDTAGRLHIDDQLMDEMQHLKTLLNPQEILFVADAMTGQDAVNSAKEFHDKLTLTGVVLTKMDGDARGGAALSIRQVTGQPIKFIGVGEKYDALEPFHPDRIVGRILGMGDVLSLIEKAEASIDKKKSEEFASKALSGDGFSLADFRDQLKQVKKLGSLQSIIGMLPRIGPFAGLQQVADKVDDKELSRVEAIINSMTPHEREHHDVINGSRRKRIANGSGTSVQEVNQLLRQYSQMRKMFKTMSKPSFAKRLSGMKMPNGMQ
- a CDS encoding APC family permease is translated as MTTASSPMSASPAPIDPHHLPSEKRIHLLALAAIIFFTTCGGAFGLEPLIGAVGPALSLVFILVTPLLWSLPTALMVAELTAMMPEEGGFYVWIRETFGSLWAVQQACWTMTISVIWLAMYPILFVGYLGFLIPEIAAPAHPFLRWGITGLMIASGLLLNLRGSHTVGGAAQIVTSIVLGTFVVMLITWLARLHNPRLIPGILHRDIRTPHPGALLLGISFTVFNYSSWDSVSTYAGEVDQPQRNYPRAIIYALALTVLCYLIPVAAGITVTTDANIWSSDQGWPVIARLIGGTWLGTLMAGAGLASIWGLFNGQLLYVSRLPYALARDGWLPKIFAKTSTDTAPPRAALFAFCGITALFTAFSLGSLAIIQCVLYCAALTLDFLALFMLRIRRPHAERSFSVPGGWLGIAYVCVSPFIFALFVLYAGLRDWRAYPGQLLVIPLVTAAGLCLYYSRRTRASAGS